One genomic segment of Drosophila melanogaster chromosome 3R includes these proteins:
- the alpha-Man-Ib gene encoding alpha-Mannosidase class I b has product MKDGGHITLTLPPGSAATTDERGRKSLRRAWNQLPRCQRNLIILGITGFCVTVLLCLSGDQLLAASLKDVDTKAEVAAYQMPLPNPHHHPGVDKDVPKDTAAVPVPADKRAPRVEAVSDKFNELVAYGEANSAENVARLPETVAAEGLPQASAMAVALPPPDSNKEQDIGGIDILNNVEEPVAQDPAEPLSEGEQLEQAIKNPLTLGGVSFKEHLKKIKPILAKGQHFHGATNERQSAVVAAFKHSWAGYKKYAWGHDNLKPISQYSHEWFGLGLTIVDSLDTMYIMGLDDEFKEGRDWVEQSLRFDTKRDVNLFEVTIRVLGGLLSAYHLSGDTMFLAKAAELGNRLLPAFQSPSNIPYSDVNLGDLSAHSPKWSPDSSTSEVTTIQLEFRDLSRSTNISIYEQVAHKVNEKVHDLEKNHGLVPIFINANTGTFRNYATISLGARGDSYYEYLLKQWIQTGRKDNDNLILDYMQAVDGVLTQLMRRTPREHWVYIGELINGKDFKPKMDHLTCYLPGTLILGHQNGMPDSHLILARDLLDTCYQTYMMNPTHLAAEISYFALTEKDDQDIYVKPNDAHNLLRPEFVESLYYFYSITGNRTYQDMGWKIFQAFETHAKVNAGYTSMGNVKNTQSTRLRDLMESFWMSETLKYFYLLFSDDRKEIDLEQWVFNSEGHPLPVYPLKT; this is encoded by the exons ATGAAGGACGGCGGTCACATAACGCTCACACTCCCGCCGGGATCAGCGGCGACGACGGACGAGCGGGGCAGGAAGAGCCTGCGTCGG GCTTGGAATCAGCTACCGCGTTGTCAGCGCAATCTCATTATTCTGGGCATCACCGGATTCTGCGTGACAGTGTTGCTCTGCCTAAGTGGCGATCAGCTGCTGGCTGCCAGCTTAAAGGATGTGGACACCAAGGCCGAGGTGGCAGCATATCAAATGCCCCTGCCCAATCCGCACCATCATCCGGGGGTGGATAAGGATGTGCCCAAAGACACTGCTGCGGTACCTGTTCCGGCCGATAAGAGAGCACCCCGGGTGGAGGCGGTTAGTGATAAG TTTAATGAGCTAGTTGCCTATGGAGAAGCGAACTCAGCGGAGAACGTGGCCCGTCTGCCGGAGACGGTGGCTGCTGAAGGACTTCCCCAGGCCTCGGCCATGGCCGTGGCCTTGCCTCCCCCCGATAGTAACAAGGAGCAGGACATCGGTGGAATCGACATCCTAAACAATGTAGAGGAGCCCGTCGCCCAGGATCCAGCAGAGCCGCTTAGCGAGGGCGAGCAGCTTGAGCAAGCCATCAAGAACCCACTCACTCTGGGCGGCGTTAGCTTCAAAGAGCATCTCAAAAAGATCAAGCCCATTCTGGCCAAGGGCCAGCACTTCCATGGCGCCACCAACGAAAGACAGTCGGCTGTTGTAGCCGCCTTCAAGCACTCCTGGGCTGGCTACAAGAAGTATGCCTGGGGCCACGACAACCTGAAGCCCATCTCCCAGTACTCCCACGAGTGGTTCGGTCTGGGACTAACCATTGTTGACTCATTGGATACCATGTACATAATGGGACTGGATGATG AATTCAAGGAAGGACGCGACTGGGTAGAGCAATCACTGCGCTTTGATACCAAGCGCGATGTAAACCTATTCGAGGTCACCATACGTGTCCTAGGCGGACTGCTGTCTGCATATCACCTGAGCGGCGATACAATGTTTCTGGCCAAGGCTGCGGAACTTGGCAACCGTTTACTTCCCGCCTTTCAATCGCCGTCAAATATCCCCTATTCTGATGTGAATCTCGGAGATCTTTCGGCGCACTCGCCGAAGTGGTCTCCTGATAGCTCCACCAGTGAGGTCACCACCATTCAGCTAGAGTTTCGTGATTTGAGTCGCTCTACAAACATCTCCATTTATGAACAG GTTGCTCACAAAGTAAACGAGAAGGTGCATGATCTGGAGAAGAACCATGGTTTGGTGCCCATATTCATTAACGCCAACACAGGAACATTCCGAAACTACGCCACTATCTCGCTTGGTGCTCGTGGGGACTCCTACTATGAGTACTTGCTCAAACAGTGGATTCAGACCGGCCGCAAGGATAATGATAA cctTATTTTGGACTACATGCAAGCAGTCGATGGTGTTCTAACACAACTGATGCGGCGCACGCCACGCGAGCACTGGGTTTACATTGGCGAGCTGATCAATGGCAAAGACTTTAAGCCGAAAATGGATCACCTTACGTGTTATCTGCCGGGCACTTTGATTCTGGGTCACCAGAACGGAATGCCAGACTCGCACCTTATACTTGCGAGGGATTTATTGGACACATGCTATCAGACCTATATGATGAATCCCACACATTTGGCTGCTGAGATCTCGTATTTTGCGCTAACCGAAAAGGACGATCAGGACATTTATGTGAAGCCAAACGATGCCCACAACCTGTTGCGCCCGGAGTTTGTGGAGAGTCTCTATTACTTCTACTCAATAACTGGCAATCGGACATACCAGGACATGGGATGGAAAATCTTCCAGGCGTTTGAGACTCACGCTAAAGTAAATGCAGGCTACACATCGATGGGAAATGTAAAGAACACACAGAGCACGCGTCTGCGCGATCTGATGGAAAGCTTTTGGATGAGCGAGACCCTGAAGTACTTCTACCTGCTGTTTAGCGACGACCGCAAGGAAATCGACCTGGAGCAATGGGTCTTCAATTCGGAGGGCCATCCACTGCCGGTCTATCCGCTCAAGACTTAA
- the Pdhb gene encoding pyruvate dehydrogenase E1 beta subunit, isoform D has product MLRTRLIQAASSAQRAFSTSQKALAAKQMTVRDALNSALDDELARDDRVFILGEEVAQYDGAYKVSRGLWKKYGDKRVIDTPITEMGFAGIAVGAAMAGLRPVCEFMTWNFSMQAIDHIINSAAKTFYMSAGAVNVPIVFRGPNGAASGVAAQHSQCFAAWYAHCPGLKVLSPYDAEDARGLLKSAIRDPDPVVFLENELVYGTAFPVADNVADKDFLVPIGKAKVMRPGKDITLVAHSKAVETSLLAAAELAKKGIEAEVINLRSIRPLDTATIFASVRKTHHLVTVENGWPQHGVGAEICARIMEDQTFFELDAPVWRCAGVDVPMPYAKTLEAHALPRVQDLVEATLKVLGGKVGKAAAANK; this is encoded by the exons ATGCTCCGAACCCGACTCATCCAGGCGGCCAGCTCCGCCCAGCGAGCGTTCTCCACCAGCCAGAAGGCCCTGGCGGCCAAGCAGATGACCGTGCGAGATGCCCTCAACAGCGCATTGGACGATGAGCTGGCCCGCGACGACCGCGTCTTCATCCTGGGCGAGGAGGTGGCCCAGTACGACGGTGCTTACAAG GTTTCCCGTGGACTGTGGAAGAAGTACGGCGACAAGCGCGTCATCGACACGCCAATCACAGAGATGGGCTTTGCCGGCATCGCTGTTGGCGCTGCCATGGCCGGTCTGCGTCCCGTGTGCGAGTTCATGACCTGGAACTTCTCCATGCAGGCCATCGATCAC ATCATCAACTCGGCGGCCAAGACCTTCTACATGTCTGCCGGTGCCGTCAATGTGCCCATTGTGTTCCGTGGTCCCAATGGAGCCGCTTCCGGTGTTGCCGCCCAGCACTCTCAGTGCTTCGCCGCCTGGTACGCCCACTGCCCCGGCCTGAAGGTCCTTTCGCCATACGATGCCGAGGATGCCCGCGGACTGTTGAAGTCCGCAATCCGTGATCCCGATCCAGTGGTCTTCCTGGAGAATGAGCTGGTCTATGGCACGGCATTCCCTGTGGCCGATAACGTGGCCGACAAGGACTTCTTGGTGCCCATCGGCAAGGCCAAGGTAATGCGGCCGGGCAAGGACATTACCCTGGTGGCGCATTCCAAGGCGGTGGAGACATCGCTTCTGGCAGCTGCCGAGCTGGCCAAGAAGG GTATTGAGGCTGAGGTCATTAACCTGCGCTCCATTCGTCCTCTGGACACGGCGACCATCTTCGCCTCTGTACGAAAGACCCACCATCTGGTGACCGTGGAGAACGGCTGGCCCCAACACG GCGTTGGAGCTGAGATCTGCGCCCGCATAATGGAGGACCAGACCTTCTTCGAGCTGGACGCCCCCGTATGGCGCTGCGCCGGCGTGGATGTGCCCATGCCCTATGCCAAGACGCTGGAGGCCCACGCCCTGCCCCGCGTTCAGGATCTCGTGGAGGCGACTCTTAAGGTCTTGGGTGGCAAAGTGGGCAAGGCCGCTGCGGCCAACAAGTAG
- the Pdhb gene encoding pyruvate dehydrogenase E1 beta subunit, isoform C, giving the protein MLRTRLIQAASSAQRAFSTSQKALAAKQMTVRDALNSALDDELARDDRVFILGEEVAQYDGAYKVSRGLWKKYGDKRVIDTPITEMGFAGIAVGAAMAGLRPVCEFMTWNFSMQAIDHAKILDCAKPPVGDRPLPISLIIESPRSTWLNEINDILHRDRVGEVIAPPLDKSKSDKMEAARLIVIRRRKMKKHKLKKLRRKMKFEWAKVRQRREMRKEKAFQAKLISQIKQAEAFSAEQHVAEILRQANETPLPRFWKGRRLPAFIIKQKLGIK; this is encoded by the exons ATGCTCCGAACCCGACTCATCCAGGCGGCCAGCTCCGCCCAGCGAGCGTTCTCCACCAGCCAGAAGGCCCTGGCGGCCAAGCAGATGACCGTGCGAGATGCCCTCAACAGCGCATTGGACGATGAGCTGGCCCGCGACGACCGCGTCTTCATCCTGGGCGAGGAGGTGGCCCAGTACGACGGTGCTTACAAG GTTTCCCGTGGACTGTGGAAGAAGTACGGCGACAAGCGCGTCATCGACACGCCAATCACAGAGATGGGCTTTGCCGGCATCGCTGTTGGCGCTGCCATGGCCGGTCTGCGTCCCGTGTGCGAGTTCATGACCTGGAACTTCTCCATGCAGGCCATCGATCAC GCAAAGATACTCGATTGCGCCAAGCCGCCAGTCGGTGATCGCCCTCTGCCAATAAGCCTCATAATTGAAAGTCCACGCTCAACTTGGCTGAATGAGATCAACGACATCCTGCACAGAGATCGAGTCGGCGAGGTGATTGCGCCGCCGCTGGACAAGAGCAAGTCGGACAAGATGGAGGCGGCCCGCCTCATCGTCATTCGGCGGCGCAAGATGAAGAAGCACAAGCTAAAGAAGCTGCGTCGCAAGATGAAGTTCGAGTGGGCCAAGGTGCGCCAGCGCCGCGAGATGCGCAAAGAGAAGGCCTTCCAAGCAAAGCTGATATCCCAGATCAAGCAGGCGGAGGCATTCAGTGCGGAGCAGCACGTGGCGGAGATCCTGCGGCAGGCCAACGAGACGCCGCTGCCGCGTTTCTGGAAGGGACGCCGCCTGCCGGCATTTATCATTAAGCAGAAACTAGGCATTAAGTAA
- the Atg14 gene encoding Autophagy-related 14 yields the protein MANSSSSDESCKAPDNFRISSASTNGEDEESDVAGYTTKRRPTAATKELLKDANAKDRNATTGMGAHMRCPLCHSCSASRFHCRNCVRNGNITHSQAERPESLTEKQQRYINLQAGLKTFSTRYERLIGQHRSNEDRLMAIKAKRKQLELLQQLISGTGQRLRVLGERRDELRRANAEKRKNLPKYPDKVKMLENYVLDRVEKIEKLRETHLGLLDSIKQAARRSIQQLVTYVFPIAEVVLKEEQQRRASVERTEEAETIAALADAKNTSYIRGKWVFHGSGISEVQYRIVGPSLPANGDYTAYLDWLADNKDDVPKATANEITPSRFEAYRIVGALTYTAQLTQLLSFYLNVRLPHKIAYGDFCRKLLNEEQFRRKISRLNSNIMYLAYTQQVKLRALIEQHTLENLLAILDLERSDLGRYGHLDVNNAPLMKSVDSLLIGIETATESESEDENSLRMDWEAVPSLTPQPELADPNLMPAANQQSTIAFVRMAATSVLRWIK from the exons ATGGCAAACAGCTCCAGCTCCGACGAAAGCTGCAAGGCCCCCGACAACTTTCGCATCTCGAGCGCCTCCACAAACGGCGAGGACGAGGAATCAGATGTCGCAGGATACACAACAAAGCGCAGGCCAACGGCAGCGACGAAGGAACTGTTGAAGGATGCGAACGCCAAGGATAGGAACGCCACCACGGGAATGGGTGCCCACATGCGGTGCCCACTGTGCCACAGCTGCAGCGCCAGCCGATTCCACTGTCGCAATTGCGTCAGAAACGGAAACATTACTCACAGCCAGGCGGAAAGGCCCGAAAG CCTGACGGAGAAGCAGCAGCGCTACATCAACCTGCAGGCGGGCCTCAAAACCTTCAGCACGCGCTACGAACGCCTTATCGGGCAGCACCGCTCCAATGAAGATCGCCTGATGGCCATCAAGGCCAAGCGAAAGCAACTGGAGCTCCTACAGCAACTAATCTCCGGCACGGGACAGAGACTGCGCGTCCTCGGCGAGCGACGCGATGAATTGCGTCGCGCCAATGCCGAGAAGCGGAAGAACCTACCTAAATACCCGGACAAGGTCAAGATGCTCGAAAACTACGTGTTGGATCGAGTGGAGAAAATAGAGAAACTCAGGGAGACCCATCTGGGTCTTCTGGACAGCATAAAACAGGCGGCGCGTCGCAGCATTCAGCAACTGGTCACCTATGTGTTTCCCATAGCTGAGGTGGTCCTCAAGGAGGAGCAACAGAGGCGGGCTAGTGTGGAGCGCACCGAGGAGGCGGAAACCATAGCGGCGCTGGCCGATGCCAAGAATACATCTTACATACGCGGCAAATGGGTTTTTCATGGCAGTGGGATCAGTGAAGTTCAATACAGGATTGTGGGCCCTTCGTTGCCAGCCAATGGCGACTATACCGCCTACCTGGACTGGCTGGCGGACAACAAGGACGACGTTCCCAAGGCCACGGCCAACGAGATTACGCCGAGCAGGTTCGAAGCCTATCGCATTGTGGGCGCTCTTACCTACACGGCGCAGCTGACGCAGTTGCTCAGCTTCTACCTGAACGTGCGGCTGCCACATAAGATCGCCTATGGCGACTTCTGTCGTAAGCTGCTCAACGAGGAACAGTTCCGGCGCAAAATCTCGCGCCTCAACTCCAATATCATGTATCTGGCCTACACACAGCAGGTGAAGTTGCGTGCCCTCATCGAACAGCATACGCTGGAAAACCTACTAGCCATCCTCGATCTGGAGCGCAGCGACTTGGGTCGATATGGCCATCTGGACGTGAACAATGCACCACTCATGAAGTCAGTGGACTCCCTACTAATCGGCATCGAGACCGCCACGGAATCGGAGTCAGAGG ACGAAAACTCTCTGCGCATGGACTGGGAGGCGGTGCCCAGCCTGACACCGCAGCCGGAGCTGGCGGATCCCAATCTGATGCCGGCGGCCAACCAGCAGTCTACCATCGCCTTCGTGCGAATGGCGGCCACATCGGTGCTGCGCTGGATCAAATGA